From Coffea arabica cultivar ET-39 chromosome 10e, Coffea Arabica ET-39 HiFi, whole genome shotgun sequence, one genomic window encodes:
- the LOC113714703 gene encoding kinesin-like protein KIN-14R isoform X1 has product MMAGFETQPNRAFLDWLQASSNSTKKIKSPPLLNQEEQPFFENAEAVDSIICVPGSRLVSRNAISKENVVKFVNAGGGTIKEEGEHGKFIMSDHGFDGGNVLKTNESVIDDSNFGALYQSARIGNFSYQFENLPAGDYFVDLHFAEIINTNGPKGMRVFDVFIQEDKILSELDIYSLIGANKPLQLEDVRISLGPNDVIMIRFQGLNGSPIVSGICIREAPNLPVSLVKQRCPETENLSFENKDVRARNDARYQRKMEELQAQCERKTDECYQAWMSLTDMSKKLEEVTMELDNKSFQNNCLDQSMVLQAEKLKDVSTKYNREKKFWFEAINKIESKVKILKDEQSKLSRETHDCANLIPDLNKMVSAVQGLVAQCENLKLKCSKEQAERKKLYNQIQQTKGNIRVFCRSRPLSREEASAGYATVTDFDGAKDGDLGIVTSGFTKKTYRFDRVYMPKDNQDDVFADASPLVISVLDGYNVCIFAYGQTGTGKTFTMEGIENNRGVNYRTLELLFRMIEERKDAFTYNVSVNVLEVYNEQIRDLLVNSPASKKLEIRQDIGGINHVPGIVNAEVENIREVWNVLQAGSNARAVGSNNVNEHSSRSHCMICITVRARNSMNGECTKSKLWLVDLAGSERLAKTDVQGERRKEAQNINRSLSALGDVISALASKSSHIPYRNSKLTHLLQDSLGGEAKILMFVQISPLEQDLGETLSSLNFATRVRGVELGPAKKQIDFGEIQKLKLLLDKLKQESRTKDDALRKLEENFHALESQAKNKDQFCRNQQEKVNELESQLAMKADSCSQMDRQLTELSMKVRVGEDIRANLQQKVNQLEKKLIECEHVESNALQHKVKQLERTLKERTNEFEVHSVILQKKVKELEHKLERQGGGTTVSPMLRPKIQELQEKVSQRDRHLESSPELCASEQSRASTDERKDSSSITENEVNTGPGTQMLQPRKRPTGQGSILLKGNESLGQLRMKREFQNKGIENICLSNPSTEKKRSLATESNKGRHIDPTKAFARVTRTTKPFPGIQRSLSSRINREPVPMVKERESSTRVWLR; this is encoded by the exons atgatggcCGGGTTTGAAACTCAACCAAACAGGGCATTTCTTGATTGGCTCCAAGCTTCTAGTAATAGCACTAAAAAGATTAAATCACCCCCTCTTCTCAATCAAGAAGAGCAACCATTTTTCGAAAATGCTGAGGCTGTTGATTCTATAATATGTGTTCCAGGTTCAAGGCTGGTTTCTAGGAACGCCATTTCTAAAG AAAATGTAGTGAAGTTTGTAAATGCTGGAGGTGGGACTATCAAAGAAGAGGGAGAACATGGCAAGTTTATCATGTCTGATCATGGTTTTGATGGAGGGAACGTTCTTAAAACCAATGAAAGTGTAATTGATGACAGCAATTTTGGGGCTTTGTACCAATCAGCAAGGATAGGAAACTTCAGCTATCAATTTGAAAACCTCCCAGCTGGAGACTATTTCGTTGATCTTCATTTTGCCGAAATCATAAACACAAATGGTCCCAAGGGGATGAGGGTCTTTGATGTGTTCATACAGGAAGATAAG ATTTTATCAGAACTTGACATATATTCCCTAATTGGAGCCAATAAACCTTTGCAACTGGAAGATGTCAGAATCTCTCTGGGGCCCAATGACGTGATAATGATAAGGTTTCAAGGATTAAATGGAAGTCCAATTGTAAGTGGCATATGTATTAGGGAAGCACCTAATTTGCCTG TATCTCTGGTGAAACAAAGGTGCCCTGAAACTGAGAACCTTTCCTTTGAG AATAAAGATGTCAGAGCAAGAAACGATGCTAGATATCAGAGGAAAATGGAAGAGTTGCAAGCACAATGTGAGCGAAAGACAGATGAATGCTACCAGGCCTGGATGTCACTAACAGACATGAGCAAGAAGCTTGAAGAGGTGACCATGGAGCTTGATAACAAATCTTTCCAAAATAATTGCCTAG ATCAATCCATGGTGCTACAAGCAGAGAAGTTAAAAGATGTATCCACCAAGTACAATCGTGAAAAGAAGTTCTGGTTTGAAGCCATTAATAAGATAGAGTCAAAAGTCAAG ATCCTGAAGGACGAACAGAGCAAACTATCTCGAGAAACACATGATTGTGCCAATTTAATTCCTGATTTGAATAAGATGGTTTCAGCTGTTCAGGGGCTAG TGGCACAGTGTGAGAATCTTAAACTGAAGTGCAGCAAGGAGCAGGCAGAGAGGAAGAAGCTATACAACCAAATTCAGCAAACAAAAG GAAATATAAGGGTGTTTTGTCGGTCTCGCCCACTGAGTAGAGAGGAAGCTTCAGCGGGATATGCAACAGTCACAGATTTTGACGGGGCAAAGGATGGAGATCTGGGGATAGTTACAAGTGGTTTTACTAAAAAAACATATAGATTTGACCGTGTCTACATGCCAAAGGACAATCAAG ATGATGTATTTGCGGATGCTTCACCATTGGTGATCTCGGTTTTAGATGGCTATAATGTGTGTATATTTGCTTACGGACAGACAGGAACTGGAAAAACATTTACCATGGAAGGAATTGAGAACAACAGAGGAGTAAACTATAGGACTTTGGAGCTTCTTTTCAGAATGATTGAGGAAAGGAAAGATGCTTTCACATACAACGTATCTGTCAATGTACTGGAAGTTTACAATGAGCAAATTAGGGACTTGTTAGTCAACTCACCAGCATCAAAGAA GTTGGAGATAAGACAAGATATCGGAGGAATTAATCACGTACCTGGAATAGTGAATGCTGAAGTAGAAAATATAAGAGAAGTTTGGAATGTTCTGCAAGCTGGAAGTAATGCAAGGGCTGTAGGATCAAACAATGTGAATGAGCACAGTAGTCGTTCTCATTG CATGATCTGCATAACTGTGAGAGCTAGAAATTCAATGAATGGTGAATGTACCAAGAGCAAGCTATGGCTTGTGGACTTGGCAGGCAGTGAGAGATTGGCAAAAACTGATGTTCAAGGAGAGCGCCGCAAGGAAGCTCAAAATATCAACCGTTCTCTTTCAGCACTGGGAGATGTCATATCTGCTTTGGCATCTAAGAGCAGCCACATCCCATACCG AAATTCAAAGCTTACACACTTGCTGCAGGATTCCCTTG GCGGTGAAGCAAAAATTCTGATGTTTGTGCAAATCAGCCCCTTGGAGCAAGACTTGGGTGAAACTTTGAGTTCATTAAATTTTGCAACTCGTGTTAGAGGTGTTGAGTTGGGTCCTGCAAAGAAACAGATTGACTTTGGGGAGATTCAAAAACTTAAGCTACTG CTTGATAAATTAAAGCAAGAATCCAGAACAAAAGATGATGCCTTGCGGAAGTTAGAAGAGAACTTTCATGCCTTGGAATCTCAAGCAAAAAACAAGGATCAGTTCTGCAGAAACCAACAAGAAAAGGTTAATGAACTAGAAAGCCAACTTGCGATGAAGGCAGACTCATGCAGTCAGATGGACAGACAGCTGACAGAACTCTCAATGAAAGTGAGAGTTGGAGAAGACATTAGAGCGAATCTTCAGCAAAAG GTAAATCAGCTCGAGAAAAAGCTGATAGAATGTGAGCATGTTGAGAGCAATGCTCTTCAGCACAAG GTCAAGCAGCTTGAAAGGACATTGAAAGAAAGAACTAACGAGTTTGAAGTTCATTCAGTGATCCTCCAGAAAAAG GTTAAGGAACTTGAGCACAAGTTGGAAAGGCAAGGAGGAGGTACTACGGTATCTCCAATGCTTCGTCCAAAG ATTCAAGAGCTTCAGGAAAAGGTAAGCCAACGTGACAGACATTTGGAAAGTTCACCAGAACTGTGTGCATCTGAGCAGTCAAGAGCCAGTACAGATGAAAGAAAAGACTCTTCATCAATAACAGAAAATGAAGTCAATACAGGTCCAGGCACCCAAATGTTACAGCCTCGGAAACGCCCCACAGGACAGGGTTCTATTCTTCTTAAAGGAAATGAGTCACTGGGCCAATTGCGAATGAAAAGGGAGTTCCAGAATAAAGGGATTGAGAACATCTGCTTATCAAACCCTTCAACTGAAAAGAAGCGGTCACTGGCAACTGAATCAAATAAAGGGAGGCATATTGACCCGACAAAAGCATTTGCAAGAGTAACAAGAACTACAAAACCATTCCCTGGTATTCAGAGGTCCTTATCTAGTCGAATCAACAGAGAACCAGTGCCAATGGTCAAGGAGAGGGAAAGCAGTACAAGAGTTTGGTTGAGATAA
- the LOC113714703 gene encoding kinesin-like protein KIN-14R isoform X2, with the protein MSDHGFDGGNVLKTNESVIDDSNFGALYQSARIGNFSYQFENLPAGDYFVDLHFAEIINTNGPKGMRVFDVFIQEDKILSELDIYSLIGANKPLQLEDVRISLGPNDVIMIRFQGLNGSPIVSGICIREAPNLPVSLVKQRCPETENLSFENKDVRARNDARYQRKMEELQAQCERKTDECYQAWMSLTDMSKKLEEVTMELDNKSFQNNCLDQSMVLQAEKLKDVSTKYNREKKFWFEAINKIESKVKILKDEQSKLSRETHDCANLIPDLNKMVSAVQGLVAQCENLKLKCSKEQAERKKLYNQIQQTKGNIRVFCRSRPLSREEASAGYATVTDFDGAKDGDLGIVTSGFTKKTYRFDRVYMPKDNQDDVFADASPLVISVLDGYNVCIFAYGQTGTGKTFTMEGIENNRGVNYRTLELLFRMIEERKDAFTYNVSVNVLEVYNEQIRDLLVNSPASKKLEIRQDIGGINHVPGIVNAEVENIREVWNVLQAGSNARAVGSNNVNEHSSRSHCMICITVRARNSMNGECTKSKLWLVDLAGSERLAKTDVQGERRKEAQNINRSLSALGDVISALASKSSHIPYRNSKLTHLLQDSLGGEAKILMFVQISPLEQDLGETLSSLNFATRVRGVELGPAKKQIDFGEIQKLKLLLDKLKQESRTKDDALRKLEENFHALESQAKNKDQFCRNQQEKVNELESQLAMKADSCSQMDRQLTELSMKVRVGEDIRANLQQKVNQLEKKLIECEHVESNALQHKVKQLERTLKERTNEFEVHSVILQKKVKELEHKLERQGGGTTVSPMLRPKIQELQEKVSQRDRHLESSPELCASEQSRASTDERKDSSSITENEVNTGPGTQMLQPRKRPTGQGSILLKGNESLGQLRMKREFQNKGIENICLSNPSTEKKRSLATESNKGRHIDPTKAFARVTRTTKPFPGIQRSLSSRINREPVPMVKERESSTRVWLR; encoded by the exons ATGTCTGATCATGGTTTTGATGGAGGGAACGTTCTTAAAACCAATGAAAGTGTAATTGATGACAGCAATTTTGGGGCTTTGTACCAATCAGCAAGGATAGGAAACTTCAGCTATCAATTTGAAAACCTCCCAGCTGGAGACTATTTCGTTGATCTTCATTTTGCCGAAATCATAAACACAAATGGTCCCAAGGGGATGAGGGTCTTTGATGTGTTCATACAGGAAGATAAG ATTTTATCAGAACTTGACATATATTCCCTAATTGGAGCCAATAAACCTTTGCAACTGGAAGATGTCAGAATCTCTCTGGGGCCCAATGACGTGATAATGATAAGGTTTCAAGGATTAAATGGAAGTCCAATTGTAAGTGGCATATGTATTAGGGAAGCACCTAATTTGCCTG TATCTCTGGTGAAACAAAGGTGCCCTGAAACTGAGAACCTTTCCTTTGAG AATAAAGATGTCAGAGCAAGAAACGATGCTAGATATCAGAGGAAAATGGAAGAGTTGCAAGCACAATGTGAGCGAAAGACAGATGAATGCTACCAGGCCTGGATGTCACTAACAGACATGAGCAAGAAGCTTGAAGAGGTGACCATGGAGCTTGATAACAAATCTTTCCAAAATAATTGCCTAG ATCAATCCATGGTGCTACAAGCAGAGAAGTTAAAAGATGTATCCACCAAGTACAATCGTGAAAAGAAGTTCTGGTTTGAAGCCATTAATAAGATAGAGTCAAAAGTCAAG ATCCTGAAGGACGAACAGAGCAAACTATCTCGAGAAACACATGATTGTGCCAATTTAATTCCTGATTTGAATAAGATGGTTTCAGCTGTTCAGGGGCTAG TGGCACAGTGTGAGAATCTTAAACTGAAGTGCAGCAAGGAGCAGGCAGAGAGGAAGAAGCTATACAACCAAATTCAGCAAACAAAAG GAAATATAAGGGTGTTTTGTCGGTCTCGCCCACTGAGTAGAGAGGAAGCTTCAGCGGGATATGCAACAGTCACAGATTTTGACGGGGCAAAGGATGGAGATCTGGGGATAGTTACAAGTGGTTTTACTAAAAAAACATATAGATTTGACCGTGTCTACATGCCAAAGGACAATCAAG ATGATGTATTTGCGGATGCTTCACCATTGGTGATCTCGGTTTTAGATGGCTATAATGTGTGTATATTTGCTTACGGACAGACAGGAACTGGAAAAACATTTACCATGGAAGGAATTGAGAACAACAGAGGAGTAAACTATAGGACTTTGGAGCTTCTTTTCAGAATGATTGAGGAAAGGAAAGATGCTTTCACATACAACGTATCTGTCAATGTACTGGAAGTTTACAATGAGCAAATTAGGGACTTGTTAGTCAACTCACCAGCATCAAAGAA GTTGGAGATAAGACAAGATATCGGAGGAATTAATCACGTACCTGGAATAGTGAATGCTGAAGTAGAAAATATAAGAGAAGTTTGGAATGTTCTGCAAGCTGGAAGTAATGCAAGGGCTGTAGGATCAAACAATGTGAATGAGCACAGTAGTCGTTCTCATTG CATGATCTGCATAACTGTGAGAGCTAGAAATTCAATGAATGGTGAATGTACCAAGAGCAAGCTATGGCTTGTGGACTTGGCAGGCAGTGAGAGATTGGCAAAAACTGATGTTCAAGGAGAGCGCCGCAAGGAAGCTCAAAATATCAACCGTTCTCTTTCAGCACTGGGAGATGTCATATCTGCTTTGGCATCTAAGAGCAGCCACATCCCATACCG AAATTCAAAGCTTACACACTTGCTGCAGGATTCCCTTG GCGGTGAAGCAAAAATTCTGATGTTTGTGCAAATCAGCCCCTTGGAGCAAGACTTGGGTGAAACTTTGAGTTCATTAAATTTTGCAACTCGTGTTAGAGGTGTTGAGTTGGGTCCTGCAAAGAAACAGATTGACTTTGGGGAGATTCAAAAACTTAAGCTACTG CTTGATAAATTAAAGCAAGAATCCAGAACAAAAGATGATGCCTTGCGGAAGTTAGAAGAGAACTTTCATGCCTTGGAATCTCAAGCAAAAAACAAGGATCAGTTCTGCAGAAACCAACAAGAAAAGGTTAATGAACTAGAAAGCCAACTTGCGATGAAGGCAGACTCATGCAGTCAGATGGACAGACAGCTGACAGAACTCTCAATGAAAGTGAGAGTTGGAGAAGACATTAGAGCGAATCTTCAGCAAAAG GTAAATCAGCTCGAGAAAAAGCTGATAGAATGTGAGCATGTTGAGAGCAATGCTCTTCAGCACAAG GTCAAGCAGCTTGAAAGGACATTGAAAGAAAGAACTAACGAGTTTGAAGTTCATTCAGTGATCCTCCAGAAAAAG GTTAAGGAACTTGAGCACAAGTTGGAAAGGCAAGGAGGAGGTACTACGGTATCTCCAATGCTTCGTCCAAAG ATTCAAGAGCTTCAGGAAAAGGTAAGCCAACGTGACAGACATTTGGAAAGTTCACCAGAACTGTGTGCATCTGAGCAGTCAAGAGCCAGTACAGATGAAAGAAAAGACTCTTCATCAATAACAGAAAATGAAGTCAATACAGGTCCAGGCACCCAAATGTTACAGCCTCGGAAACGCCCCACAGGACAGGGTTCTATTCTTCTTAAAGGAAATGAGTCACTGGGCCAATTGCGAATGAAAAGGGAGTTCCAGAATAAAGGGATTGAGAACATCTGCTTATCAAACCCTTCAACTGAAAAGAAGCGGTCACTGGCAACTGAATCAAATAAAGGGAGGCATATTGACCCGACAAAAGCATTTGCAAGAGTAACAAGAACTACAAAACCATTCCCTGGTATTCAGAGGTCCTTATCTAGTCGAATCAACAGAGAACCAGTGCCAATGGTCAAGGAGAGGGAAAGCAGTACAAGAGTTTGGTTGAGATAA